In Colletotrichum destructivum chromosome 8, complete sequence, the following proteins share a genomic window:
- a CDS encoding Putative ubiquitin 3 binding protein But2, which yields MKVATITCALAFALSAVAAPEPNIYPPKKTCPTNAVQPDGSLGKSFVSTSLLVPIAKSKPNYAFPATKWAQVTPKDVCTVFNLDLPVAKTQGKICNLVFDFPTKEQAPGEFYFKGPGTFKFTGYAIGVGAVAGQTTYNRQPAAGPSPPNPPPTMTPGHSYIINSAPCGIPADVPGSVTVSGSLCSPDTTFSFYQSNEGCPLGFFVVLTDA from the exons ATGAAGGTCGCCACCATCACCTGCGCCCTGGCCTTCGCCCTCTCCGCAGTCGCCGCCCCCGAGCCCAACATTTACCCCCCCAAGAAGACGTGCCCGACCAACGCCGTCCAGCCCGACGGCAGCCTCGGCAAGTCCTTCGTGAGCACCAGCCTGCTCGTGCCCATCGCCAAAAGCAAGCCCAACTACGCCTTCCCGGCCACCAAGTGGGCGCAGGTGACCCCCAAGGACGTCTGCACCGTCTTCAACCTCGACCTGCCCGTCGCCAAGACCCAGGGCAAGATCTGCAACCTCGTCTTTGACTTCCCGACCAAGGAGCAGGCCCCCGGCGAGTTCTACTTCAAGGGGCCCGGCACCTTCAAGTTCACCGGCtacgccatcggcgtcggcgccgtcgccggccagaCGACGTACAACcgccagcccgccgccggcccgaGCCCGCCGAACCCGCCCCCGACCATGACCCCGGGCCACAGCTAC ATCATCAACAGCGCCCCGTGCGGCATCCCGGCCGACGTGCCCGGCAGCGTGACGGTTTCCGGCAGCCTCTGCTCGCCGGACACCACCTTTTCCTTCTACCAGAGCAACGAGGGCTGCCcgctcggcttcttcgtcgtcctgACGGATGCCTGA
- a CDS encoding Putative major facilitator superfamily, MFS transporter superfamily, producing the protein MADDEKGPAGPQVTSQSKGKTVTEKNADVTLRLLEQHGDDFGPLTPELEKKIRRKLYLRVMTLLSAINIMLFVDKSTLGYAAILGLFEETGIRQTEYNNLNTMFYVGYLAFQWPGHYLMQKLPFGKYVAVTIFAWSVIIFLHCVATRYAGLVVMRLALGAAEAVIVPAMEITIGMFFNRHEQSFLQPVLWITCQAAPLVTGFLSYGLLWTTGPVLPWKLLHVVTGGLTLLLAVWVWFDYPSNPAEARFLTLEEKVHVIRRVHRAHQSSIEQKQFKREQFVETMRDPVSWLFALQSFTLMYSNNLNYGQKNLITTSIGIKPLGSTLVAAAGGAFGMACCVVATLALRRWPRNLALHGTVWCLPAVAGGVAMVTIDWGSKIALLGSLILAASTYGVTYIIALGWTTSTAAGYTKKLTRNVMFMLGYSVGNLVSPQIWVAGNGPRFYGAWASMISVSWVGTPLILWVIRFILARRNAERREYIAGLSDDEREGWVEQVGEDGEVVRVKVDMAVLDLTDLQNKQFIYPL; encoded by the exons atggccgacgacgagaaggggccggccggtcccCAAGTGACGAGCCAGTCCAAGGGCAAGACCGTCACGGAGAAGAACGCCGACGTGACGCTGCGGCTGCTCGAGCAGCATGGCGACGACTTCGGGCCGCTGACTCCCGAGCTGGAAAAGAAGATCCGCAGGAAGCTCTACCTCCGCGTCATGACTCTGCTGTCTGCCATCAACATCATGCTGTTT gtcgacaagTCCACGCTCGGGTACGCCGCGATCCTGGGGCTGTTCGAGGAGACCGGCATCAGACAGACCGAGTACAACAATCTGAACACCATGTTCTACGTCG GATACCTCGCGTTCCAATGGCCCGGCCACTACCTGATGCAGAAGCTGCCGTTCGGCAAAtacgtcgccgtcaccatctTCGCGTGGtccgtcatcatcttcctGCACTGCGTCGCGACGCGgtacgccggcctcgtggtgaTGCGCCTGgcgctcggcgccgccgaggccgtcatcgtGCCGGCCATGGAGATCACCATCGGCATGTTCTTCAACCGCCACGAGCAGTCCTTCTTGCAGCCCGTCCTCTGGATCACCTGTCAGGCGGCGCCCCTCGTCACGGGGTTCCTCTCGTACGGCCTGCTCTGGACGACGGGGCCCGTCCTGCCGTGGAAGCTGCTGCACGTCGTCACGGGCGGGCTGACGCTGTTGCTGGCCGTGTGGGTGTGGTTCGACTACCCGAGcaacccggccgaggcgcgcTTCCTGacgctcgaggagaaggtgcACGTCATCCGCCGCGTGCACCGGGCGCACCAGAGCTCCATCGAGCAGAAGCAGTTCAAGCGGGAGCAGTTCGTCGAGACCATGAGGGACCCCGTCTCGTGGCTGTTCGCGCTGCAGTCCTTCACCCTCATGTACTCCAACAACCTCAACTACGGGCAGAAGAACCTCATCACGACGTCCATCGGCATCAAGCCGCTCGGGTCGACgctcgtcgcggcggcgggcggcgccttCGGCATGGCCTgctgcgtcgtcgccacgTTGGCGCTGCGCCGGTGGCCGCGGAACCTCGCGCTGCACGGGACGGTGTGGTGCCTCccggccgtcgcgggcggcgtggcCATGGTGACCATCGACTGGGGCTCCAAGATCGCGCTGCTGGGGTCGCTGATCCTGGCGGCGAGCACGTACGGCGTCACGTACATCATCGCGCTGGGCTGGAcaacgtcgacggcggccgggtaCACCAAGAAGCTGACGCGCAACGTCATGTTCATGCTGGGCTACAGCGTCGGCAACCTCGTGTCGCCGCAGATCTGGGTGGCGGGCAACGGGCCGCGCTTCTACGGCGCGTGGGCGTCCATGATCAGCGTCAGTTGGGTCGGCACGCCGCTCATCCTGTGGGTAATCCGCTTCATCCTCGCGCGGCGCAACGCCGAGCGGCGCGAGTACATTGCCGGCCtgagcgacgacgagcgcgAGGGCTGGGTCGAGCaggtgggcgaggacggcgaggtcgtcagggTCAAGGTTGACATGGCCGTGCTGGACCTGACGGACCTGCAGAACAAGCAGTTCATATATCCTCTGTGA